One window from the genome of Nocardioides panaciterrulae encodes:
- the mltG gene encoding endolytic transglycosylase MltG: MTHHDEAQPHPSGSTTPRDEEALEAPAPRAPYDDQVPAADEDDLVPMHPGRGGRRRKRKGVKSCLAVLVALAIVVAVFYVGVTRGVGFLRDQFSSPEDYAGPGHGKVTFQVHDGDSVAEIGRNLKAAGVVASVEAFTGAASANPDSTGIQVGFYPLKKEMPAADALEVLVDPGNLMKNSVTIPEGLRVTDVVGLLADATDFSRGQFTKVLAKPAKLGLPPYAHGNAEGYLFPATYDFGPKATPTSILRDMVTRWKQAAADADLKGAAKRLGYSPGDLMIVASLVQAEGRGSYMPKIARVIYNRLEGSETGHLLQIDATVDYAADNKLTAVPTTDDLKIDSPYNTYQNPGLPPTPIEAPGDDALRAATHPADGDWYYYVTVNLKTGETKFASSYDEFLKYKDELRQYCATESAGAC, encoded by the coding sequence GTGACCCATCACGACGAGGCCCAGCCCCATCCCTCCGGGAGCACCACACCCCGCGACGAGGAGGCGCTCGAGGCGCCGGCGCCGCGAGCGCCGTACGACGACCAGGTCCCGGCGGCCGACGAGGACGACCTCGTTCCGATGCACCCCGGGCGCGGCGGTCGCCGGCGCAAGCGAAAGGGCGTCAAGAGCTGCCTGGCCGTGCTGGTGGCGCTGGCGATCGTGGTCGCGGTGTTCTACGTCGGCGTGACCCGCGGCGTCGGGTTCCTGCGCGACCAGTTCAGCTCGCCGGAGGACTACGCCGGCCCCGGGCACGGGAAGGTCACCTTCCAGGTCCACGACGGGGACTCGGTCGCCGAGATCGGGCGCAACCTGAAGGCGGCCGGGGTCGTCGCCTCGGTCGAGGCGTTCACCGGCGCCGCGAGCGCCAACCCCGACTCCACCGGCATCCAGGTCGGCTTCTACCCGCTGAAGAAGGAGATGCCGGCCGCCGACGCGCTGGAGGTCCTCGTCGACCCCGGGAACCTGATGAAGAACTCCGTGACGATCCCCGAGGGCCTGCGCGTGACCGATGTGGTCGGCCTGCTGGCCGATGCCACCGACTTCTCGCGCGGCCAGTTCACGAAGGTGCTCGCCAAGCCGGCGAAGCTGGGGCTCCCGCCCTACGCGCACGGGAACGCCGAGGGCTACCTCTTCCCGGCGACCTACGACTTCGGGCCGAAGGCGACCCCGACCTCGATCCTGCGCGACATGGTCACCCGCTGGAAGCAGGCGGCCGCCGACGCCGACCTGAAGGGTGCGGCGAAGCGGCTGGGCTACAGCCCCGGTGACCTGATGATCGTCGCCAGCCTGGTCCAGGCCGAGGGTCGCGGCAGCTACATGCCGAAGATCGCGCGGGTGATCTACAACCGGCTCGAGGGCAGTGAGACCGGCCACCTGTTGCAGATCGACGCCACGGTGGACTACGCCGCGGACAACAAGCTCACGGCCGTGCCCACGACCGACGACCTGAAGATCGACTCGCCGTACAACACCTACCAGAACCCGGGCCTGCCCCCGACGCCGATCGAGGCGCCCGGCGACGACGCCCTGCGGGCGGCGACCCATCCCGCGGACGGCGACTGGTACTACTACGTCACGGTCAACCTGAAGACCGGCGAGACGAAGTTCGCCAGCAGCTACGACGAGTTCCTGAAGTACAAGGACGAGCTGCGCCAGTACTGCGCGACCGAGTCGGCCGGCGCCTGCTGA
- the ruvX gene encoding Holliday junction resolvase RuvX: MRSGVRLGIDPGDARIGVARSDPSGMLATPVETVRAGKGDLARLARLLAEEEAVEVVVGLPRSLSGSEGPAAAKVREFAGRLARRVAPVPVRLVDERLTTVSAEAMLRDRGRKGGRRRAVVDQAAAVLILQHALDTERATGAAPGEIVEETDE; the protein is encoded by the coding sequence GTGCGGTCCGGCGTCCGGCTCGGGATCGACCCGGGCGACGCCCGCATCGGCGTCGCCCGCAGCGACCCGAGCGGGATGCTGGCCACCCCGGTCGAGACGGTCAGGGCCGGCAAGGGCGACCTCGCCCGCCTAGCCCGCCTGCTGGCGGAGGAGGAGGCGGTCGAGGTGGTGGTCGGGCTGCCCCGGTCGCTCTCGGGCAGTGAGGGCCCGGCGGCGGCGAAGGTGCGCGAGTTCGCCGGCCGGCTGGCCCGCCGGGTGGCTCCGGTCCCGGTGCGGCTGGTCGACGAGCGGCTGACGACGGTGTCGGCGGAGGCTATGCTGCGCGACCGTGGCCGCAAGGGCGGCCGACGACGGGCCGTGGTCGACCAGGCAGCGGCCGTCTTGATCCTGCAGCACGCACTGGACACCGAGCGCGCAACGGGGGCGGCGCCGGGCGAGATCGTCGAGGAGACGGACGAGTGA
- the alaS gene encoding alanine--tRNA ligase yields MDTAEIRRRFVAHFERNGHQAVPSASLLLDDPNLLFVNAGMVPFKPYFLGQETPPYRRATSVQKCVRTPDIEDVGKTTRHGTFFEMCGNFSFGDYFKQGAIELAWELVTRSREDGGWGLEESRLYPSVYDDDPEALELWKKITGLPEERILRLGKKENYWSMGVPGPGGPCSEILYDRGPAYGPDFDAARLGPDMPFALEDRLLEIWNLVFMQDELSAVRSKSDFDIAGSLPKKNIDTGMGLERVAFLLQGRENMYEIDVMFPVIEKAMELTGRRYGAGGQQGHEDDVRFRVVADHVRSSMMLIADGVVPGNEARGYVLRRLLRRAVRSMRLLGFEDRALPELMPVSRDKMGETYGELHRDWERISTVAYAEEDAFRQTLRAGTAIFDLATTELRSGGGSQLSGDKAFALHDTYGFPIDLTLEMASEQGLSVDEAGFRRLMTEQRERAKADAKAKKGQHRDARAYREVADSLGRAVEFTGYTDVVTEGAVRGLVTAGGVVASAREGDEVELVLDRTPFYAEGGGQLADQGVIELENGALLQVRDVQSPITGLVVHKALVLSGEVTPGLAAQGRVDIERRRSISRSHTATHMVHKAFREALGETATQAGSENSPGRFRFDFSATGSVPTSVMQDVEERVNDLVLADLAVHAELMSQEDAVKSGAMALFGEKYGDQVRVISVGDWARELCGGTHAHRSGQLGVVKLLGESSIGSGVRRVEALVGGDAYRFLAREHVLVAQLSEALKVRPEMLPERVHDIVEKLRTAEKEIEKVRLAQLLANGAQLAADAVDVNGVKVVAHRADGAGGGDVRTLALDVRGRLAAGEPGVVVIIGSTGSGADTKVAVVAAVNDQARSRGVSANELVRAVGPLVGGRGGGKDDVAQGGGGDASRLDEAIALVGTEVARATGQPGA; encoded by the coding sequence ATGGACACCGCGGAGATTCGCCGGAGGTTCGTCGCTCACTTCGAGCGCAACGGCCACCAGGCGGTGCCGTCCGCCTCGCTGCTGCTCGACGACCCGAACCTGCTGTTCGTCAACGCCGGCATGGTGCCGTTCAAGCCCTACTTCCTCGGCCAGGAGACCCCGCCCTACCGGCGGGCCACCAGCGTGCAGAAGTGCGTGCGGACCCCCGACATCGAGGACGTCGGCAAGACCACCCGGCACGGCACGTTCTTCGAGATGTGCGGCAACTTCTCCTTCGGCGACTACTTCAAGCAGGGGGCCATCGAGCTGGCCTGGGAGCTGGTCACGCGCTCGCGTGAGGACGGCGGCTGGGGGCTGGAGGAGAGCCGGCTCTACCCGAGCGTCTACGACGACGACCCCGAGGCGCTCGAGCTGTGGAAGAAGATCACCGGACTGCCCGAGGAGCGGATCCTGCGCCTGGGCAAGAAGGAGAACTACTGGTCGATGGGCGTACCGGGCCCCGGCGGCCCGTGCTCGGAGATCCTCTACGACCGTGGCCCGGCGTACGGCCCCGACTTCGACGCCGCCCGGCTCGGACCCGACATGCCCTTCGCGCTCGAGGACCGGCTGCTGGAGATCTGGAACCTGGTCTTCATGCAGGACGAGCTCAGCGCGGTGCGCTCGAAGTCCGACTTCGACATCGCCGGGAGCCTGCCGAAGAAGAACATCGACACCGGCATGGGCCTCGAGCGCGTCGCCTTCCTGCTCCAGGGCAGGGAGAACATGTACGAGATCGACGTGATGTTCCCGGTCATCGAGAAGGCCATGGAGCTCACCGGCCGCCGGTACGGCGCCGGAGGCCAGCAGGGCCACGAGGACGACGTCCGGTTCCGGGTGGTCGCCGACCACGTCCGCTCCTCGATGATGCTGATCGCCGACGGTGTGGTCCCCGGCAACGAGGCCCGCGGCTACGTGCTGCGCCGGCTGCTCCGTCGCGCGGTCCGCTCGATGCGGCTGCTCGGCTTCGAGGACCGCGCGCTGCCGGAGCTGATGCCGGTCAGCCGCGACAAGATGGGCGAGACCTACGGCGAGCTGCACCGCGACTGGGAGCGGATCTCGACCGTCGCCTACGCGGAGGAGGACGCGTTCCGCCAGACCCTGCGCGCCGGCACCGCGATCTTCGACCTGGCCACCACCGAGCTCAGGTCCGGGGGCGGCTCCCAGCTCTCCGGTGACAAGGCGTTCGCGCTCCACGACACCTACGGCTTCCCCATCGACCTCACCCTCGAGATGGCCTCCGAGCAGGGGCTCAGCGTCGACGAGGCGGGCTTCCGACGGCTGATGACCGAGCAGCGCGAGCGGGCCAAGGCCGACGCCAAGGCGAAGAAGGGCCAGCACCGCGACGCGCGGGCCTACCGCGAGGTCGCGGACTCCCTGGGGCGGGCGGTCGAGTTCACCGGCTACACCGACGTGGTGACCGAGGGAGCCGTGCGCGGCCTGGTCACCGCCGGTGGCGTGGTCGCCTCGGCGCGTGAGGGCGACGAGGTCGAGCTCGTGCTGGACCGCACACCCTTCTACGCCGAGGGCGGCGGACAGCTCGCCGACCAGGGCGTCATCGAGCTCGAGAACGGCGCGCTGCTGCAGGTCCGCGACGTGCAGTCGCCGATCACCGGCCTGGTCGTGCACAAGGCCCTGGTGCTCTCCGGCGAGGTGACCCCCGGCCTGGCCGCCCAGGGCCGGGTCGACATCGAGCGCCGGCGCTCGATCTCCCGGTCGCACACCGCGACCCACATGGTGCACAAGGCCTTCCGCGAGGCGCTGGGGGAGACCGCCACCCAGGCGGGCTCGGAGAACTCCCCGGGCCGGTTCCGGTTCGACTTCTCCGCCACCGGCTCGGTCCCGACCTCGGTCATGCAGGACGTCGAGGAACGGGTCAACGACCTGGTGCTCGCCGACCTCGCCGTGCACGCGGAGCTGATGAGCCAGGAGGACGCCGTGAAGTCCGGCGCCATGGCGCTGTTCGGGGAGAAGTACGGCGACCAGGTGCGGGTGATCTCGGTCGGCGACTGGGCCCGCGAGCTCTGCGGCGGCACGCACGCGCACCGGTCCGGCCAGCTCGGCGTGGTCAAGCTGCTCGGGGAGTCCTCGATCGGCTCCGGCGTACGCCGGGTCGAGGCGCTGGTCGGCGGCGACGCGTACCGCTTCCTCGCGCGCGAGCACGTGCTGGTCGCCCAGCTCTCCGAGGCGCTGAAGGTGCGCCCCGAGATGCTGCCCGAGCGCGTTCACGACATCGTGGAGAAGCTGCGCACGGCCGAGAAGGAGATCGAGAAGGTCCGCCTCGCCCAGCTGCTCGCGAACGGTGCCCAGCTGGCGGCGGACGCGGTCGACGTCAACGGCGTCAAGGTCGTGGCCCACCGCGCCGACGGCGCCGGTGGCGGCGACGTCCGCACGCTCGCGCTCGACGTCCGCGGCCGGCTGGCCGCGGGCGAGCCCGGCGTGGTCGTGATCATCGGGTCGACCGGGTCCGGGGCCGACACCAAGGTGGCGGTGGTCGCGGCGGTCAACGACCAGGCGCGCAGCCGCGGGGTCAGCGCCAACGAGCTGGTCCGGGCGGTGGGCCCGCTGGTGGGCGGCCGCGGCGGCGGCAAGGACGACGTGGCCCAGGGCGGCGGCGGCGACGCCTCCCGGCTCGACGAGGCGATCGCGCTGGTCGGCACCGAGGTCGCCCGCGCCACCGGTCAGCCCGGGGCCTGA
- a CDS encoding DUF6167 family protein translates to MSRGIWFVAGAGAGVYAMVRGRRMAEALTAEGLRDRWHGLEAGARLFRDEVAQGYAEKETELRQRYGLVPDGRPQLAAGRHRAAPDPLGAPVAAGQHPEGPGQHPDLSTTDIQEGSH, encoded by the coding sequence ATGAGCCGGGGCATCTGGTTCGTCGCCGGCGCCGGCGCCGGCGTCTACGCGATGGTGCGCGGCCGCCGGATGGCCGAGGCGCTCACCGCCGAGGGGCTGCGCGACCGGTGGCACGGGCTGGAGGCGGGCGCCCGGCTGTTCCGCGACGAGGTGGCCCAGGGCTACGCCGAGAAGGAAACCGAGTTGCGGCAGCGCTACGGGCTGGTGCCTGATGGACGGCCACAGCTCGCCGCCGGCCGGCACCGCGCCGCACCGGACCCGCTCGGCGCCCCCGTCGCAGCTGGCCAGCACCCCGAAGGCCCCGGGCAGCACCCCGACCTCAGCACCACCGACATCCAGGAAGGCAGCCACTGA
- a CDS encoding replication-associated recombination protein A: protein MDGLFDVPGTTGGGSLNANTHASAPLAVRMRPRTLEELVGQEQLRAPGAPLRRLIEGDQSMSLLLWGPPGTGKTTIASIVSQQTDRRFVEVSAVSAGVKEVRAAIDAARGELVRGGRETVLFVDEVHRFSKAQQDALLPGVENRWVTLVAATTENPFFSVISPLLSRSLLLRLESLTDDDVRAVLAQALEDERGLGGRTSIDDDALDHLVRLAGGDARRSLTYLEAAAGAAASRGLDAIDLETAETAVDQAAVRYDRQGDQHYDITSAFIKSVRGSDADAALHYLARMIEAGEDPRFIARRLMILASEDVGLADSTALQTAVAAAQIVQLIGMPEAQLTLAHATIALAVAPKSNAVTTAIGAALADVRAGKIGPVPAHLRDAHYAGAKKLGHGSTYKYSHDEPYGIAEQQYAPDAVLDAEYYRPTSLGAEAAVRERWERIRRMIRGAGPERGTRRRPR from the coding sequence GTGGACGGCCTGTTCGACGTTCCCGGGACCACCGGTGGCGGCTCTCTCAACGCGAACACCCATGCCTCGGCACCGCTGGCGGTCCGGATGCGGCCGCGGACCCTCGAGGAGCTGGTCGGGCAGGAGCAGCTGCGGGCGCCCGGCGCGCCGCTGCGGCGCCTGATCGAGGGCGACCAGTCGATGTCGCTGCTGCTGTGGGGCCCGCCGGGCACCGGCAAGACCACGATCGCCTCGATCGTCAGCCAGCAGACCGACCGTCGCTTCGTCGAGGTCTCCGCGGTCTCGGCCGGGGTGAAGGAGGTGCGGGCCGCGATCGACGCCGCACGCGGCGAGCTGGTGCGCGGTGGTCGCGAGACCGTGCTCTTCGTCGACGAGGTGCACCGCTTCAGCAAGGCCCAGCAGGACGCGCTGCTGCCGGGCGTGGAGAACCGCTGGGTCACCCTGGTCGCCGCCACCACCGAGAACCCCTTCTTCTCGGTGATCTCCCCGCTGCTCTCGCGCAGCCTGCTGCTCCGGCTGGAGTCGCTGACCGACGACGACGTCCGGGCGGTGCTGGCGCAGGCCCTGGAGGACGAGCGTGGGCTCGGCGGCCGCACCAGCATCGACGACGACGCACTGGACCACCTGGTGCGGCTGGCGGGCGGCGACGCCCGCCGCTCGCTGACCTACCTGGAGGCGGCGGCCGGCGCGGCCGCCTCACGCGGCCTCGACGCGATCGACCTGGAGACCGCCGAGACCGCCGTCGACCAGGCGGCGGTGCGCTACGACCGGCAGGGCGACCAGCACTACGACATCACCAGCGCCTTCATCAAGTCGGTGCGCGGGTCGGACGCCGACGCCGCGCTGCACTACCTGGCCCGGATGATCGAGGCCGGTGAGGACCCGCGGTTCATCGCCCGCCGACTGATGATCCTCGCCAGCGAGGACGTCGGCCTGGCCGACTCCACCGCCCTGCAGACCGCCGTCGCGGCCGCGCAGATCGTCCAGCTGATCGGCATGCCGGAGGCCCAGCTGACCCTTGCCCACGCCACCATCGCGCTGGCCGTGGCCCCCAAGTCCAACGCGGTCACCACGGCGATCGGGGCCGCGCTCGCCGACGTGCGGGCCGGCAAGATCGGACCGGTGCCGGCGCACCTGCGCGACGCCCACTACGCCGGTGCCAAGAAGCTCGGCCACGGCTCGACGTACAAGTACAGCCACGACGAGCCGTACGGCATCGCCGAGCAGCAGTACGCCCCCGACGCGGTGCTCGATGCGGAGTACTACCGGCCCACGTCGCTGGGCGCCGAGGCCGCGGTCCGCGAGCGCTGGGAGCGGATCCGCCGGATGATCCGCGGAGCCGGGCCGGAGCGCGGGACGCGCCGCCGCCCGCGATAG
- a CDS encoding ABC transporter ATP-binding protein: MGHAASRLDPNAEPVLSVENLKMYFPVKSSGVLRRTVGHVQAVDGISFQVPKGGSLGLVGESGCGKSTTGRLITRLYSPTGGSMKFGHDQVDIAKMSNRQLKPLRRNVQMIFQDPYTSLNPRHTVGSIVGAPLAVHGVVPKDKILPRVQELLEVVGLNPEHYNRYPNEFSGGQRQRIGIARALTLNPKLLVADEPVSALDVSIQAQVINLLQDIQHEFDVAFLFIAHDLAVVRHFCPEVAVMYLGKIVEIADRETIYGSSYHPYTQALLSAVPDVKQAAIGGRRERIMLEGDVPSPINPPSGCRFRTRCPLAQEICAKVEPPLLQIGARHKVACHFPGELGKHPTEPVTTGLLGVDAQGSPSSTGDQPIEPPEAGPGFADRWFDVKSKTMVSA; the protein is encoded by the coding sequence ATGGGGCACGCGGCCAGCAGGCTCGACCCGAACGCCGAGCCGGTGCTCTCGGTCGAGAACCTCAAGATGTACTTCCCGGTGAAGTCCTCGGGCGTGCTGCGGCGCACCGTCGGCCACGTGCAGGCGGTCGACGGGATCTCCTTCCAGGTGCCGAAGGGCGGCTCGCTGGGCCTGGTGGGGGAGTCGGGCTGTGGCAAGTCCACGACCGGCCGACTGATCACCCGGCTGTACTCGCCGACCGGCGGCTCGATGAAGTTCGGCCACGACCAGGTCGACATCGCCAAGATGTCGAACCGGCAGCTCAAGCCGCTGCGCCGCAACGTGCAGATGATCTTCCAGGACCCCTACACCTCGCTGAACCCCCGGCACACGGTGGGCTCGATCGTGGGTGCGCCGCTGGCTGTGCACGGCGTGGTGCCGAAGGACAAGATCCTGCCGCGGGTCCAGGAGCTGCTGGAGGTCGTCGGCCTCAACCCCGAGCACTACAACCGCTACCCCAACGAGTTCTCCGGGGGCCAGCGCCAGCGCATCGGCATCGCCCGGGCGCTCACGCTGAACCCGAAGCTGCTCGTGGCCGACGAGCCGGTCTCGGCGCTGGACGTGTCGATCCAGGCGCAGGTGATCAACCTGCTCCAGGACATCCAGCACGAGTTCGACGTCGCGTTCCTCTTCATCGCCCACGACCTCGCCGTGGTGCGGCACTTCTGCCCCGAGGTCGCGGTGATGTACCTGGGCAAGATCGTCGAGATCGCCGACCGCGAGACCATCTACGGGTCGTCGTACCACCCGTACACGCAGGCGCTGCTGTCGGCGGTCCCGGACGTCAAGCAGGCCGCGATCGGCGGCCGGCGTGAGCGGATCATGCTCGAGGGTGACGTGCCGAGCCCGATCAACCCGCCGTCGGGCTGCCGGTTCCGCACCCGGTGCCCGCTCGCGCAGGAGATCTGCGCGAAGGTCGAGCCGCCGCTGCTGCAGATCGGGGCGCGCCACAAGGTCGCCTGCCACTTCCCGGGCGAGCTGGGCAAGCACCCGACCGAGCCGGTGACCACCGGCCTGCTCGGCGTGGACGCGCAGGGCAGCCCGTCCTCGACGGGCGACCAGCCGATCGAGCCTCCGGAGGCGGGGCCGGGCTTCGCCGACCGCTGGTTCGACGTCAAGAGCAAGACCATGGTCTCGGCCTGA
- a CDS encoding oligopeptide/dipeptide ABC transporter ATP-binding protein: protein MTQQTSTATAPQRTGADPNEPFLVVEDLTVTFPTQDGPLTAVTDLSYSVEMGKTLGIVGESGSGKSVSSMAVLGLHDAKSSKITGSIRVGGTEVVGLSEPRMRKLRGNQVAMIFQDALAALHPFYKVGGQLAEAYLVHHPSASKRDARRKAVEMLDRVGIPQPDRRVDDFPHQFSGGMRQRAMIAMGLINDPSLLIADEPTTALDVTVQAQILDLLQDLQREFNSAVIIITHDLGVIAEMADDVLVMYAGRAVEYGPGREILTHPEMPYTWGLLSSVPDVTADTDARLIPIPGNPPSLLNLPTGCAFHPRCVHTSKVPGDLCSTELPLLLPGSHGNKHVKRCHLADPDAVYQSEVLPEIAPELAEEN, encoded by the coding sequence GTGACCCAGCAGACCAGCACCGCCACTGCTCCGCAGCGCACCGGTGCCGATCCGAACGAGCCGTTCCTCGTGGTCGAGGACCTGACGGTCACGTTCCCGACCCAGGACGGGCCGCTCACCGCGGTCACCGACCTCAGCTACTCCGTCGAGATGGGCAAGACCCTCGGCATCGTGGGCGAGTCGGGGTCCGGCAAGTCCGTGTCCAGCATGGCCGTCCTCGGACTGCACGACGCGAAGTCGAGCAAGATCACCGGCTCGATCCGGGTCGGCGGCACCGAGGTCGTCGGGCTCTCGGAGCCGCGGATGCGCAAGCTCCGGGGCAACCAGGTCGCGATGATCTTCCAGGACGCCCTCGCCGCCCTGCACCCCTTCTACAAGGTGGGCGGCCAGCTGGCCGAGGCGTACCTCGTGCACCATCCGAGCGCGTCCAAGCGCGACGCCCGCCGCAAGGCCGTGGAGATGCTGGACCGGGTGGGCATCCCGCAGCCCGACCGTCGGGTCGACGACTTCCCGCACCAGTTCTCCGGCGGTATGCGCCAGCGCGCGATGATCGCGATGGGCCTGATCAACGACCCGTCCCTGCTGATCGCCGACGAGCCCACCACGGCGCTCGACGTCACCGTGCAGGCGCAGATCCTCGACCTGCTGCAGGACCTGCAGCGCGAGTTCAACTCCGCGGTCATCATCATCACCCACGACCTCGGCGTGATCGCGGAGATGGCCGACGACGTGCTCGTGATGTACGCCGGCCGCGCGGTGGAGTACGGCCCGGGTCGCGAGATCCTGACGCACCCGGAGATGCCCTACACCTGGGGCCTGCTCTCCAGCGTCCCGGACGTCACCGCCGACACCGACGCGCGGCTGATCCCGATCCCGGGCAACCCGCCGAGCCTGCTCAACCTGCCCACCGGCTGCGCTTTCCACCCGCGTTGCGTCCACACCAGCAAGGTGCCCGGCGACCTGTGCTCGACGGAGCTGCCGCTCCTCCTGCCCGGCAGCCACGGCAACAAGCACGTGAAGCGCTGCCACCTGGCCGACCCCGACGCCGTCTACCAGTCCGAGGTGCTCCCCGAGATCGCGCCCGAGCTGGCCGAGGAGAACTGA
- a CDS encoding ABC transporter permease produces MFAYVVKRVLSGFVVIALVSMAIFLLFWYGPSSPAQPLCDRETSNRCTPERLVRYEHQLGYDNPVYEEYGKFVKGVFVGREITIGPTTYPCKAPCFGYSYRTKVPVWQEMKTRLPATFSVAIGGAVIFLSLGVPIGVAAARRRGTLADKALVSSFLVISSIPYYLFALLAWLYLTVIFQVPFFSDTGYHPILQNPAKWFSGLLLAWIALGIFYCTAYTRYSRGSMVEVLSEDYIRTAKAKGLPPRKIVYRHGLRAALVPIVTIFGIDFGVLLAGTIFTESIFDIQGIGFWSLQAVQSRDLPVVQATALFAAAMLIISNILVDIVYSILDPRVRLS; encoded by the coding sequence ATGTTTGCCTATGTCGTCAAGCGTGTGCTCAGCGGCTTCGTGGTCATCGCCCTCGTCTCGATGGCGATCTTCCTGCTGTTCTGGTACGGCCCCTCGAGCCCGGCGCAGCCCCTGTGCGACCGGGAGACGAGCAACCGCTGCACCCCCGAGCGCCTGGTCCGCTACGAGCACCAGCTCGGTTACGACAACCCCGTCTACGAGGAGTACGGGAAGTTCGTCAAGGGCGTCTTCGTGGGCCGTGAGATCACGATCGGCCCCACGACCTACCCGTGCAAGGCGCCCTGCTTCGGCTACTCCTACCGCACCAAGGTCCCGGTCTGGCAGGAGATGAAGACGCGGCTCCCCGCGACCTTCTCCGTGGCCATCGGCGGCGCGGTCATCTTCTTGTCGCTGGGGGTTCCCATCGGCGTGGCAGCCGCCCGAAGACGCGGCACGCTCGCGGACAAGGCACTGGTCTCGAGCTTCCTGGTGATCAGCTCGATCCCGTACTACCTCTTCGCGCTGCTCGCCTGGCTCTACCTCACCGTGATCTTCCAGGTGCCGTTCTTCAGCGACACCGGCTACCACCCGATCCTGCAGAACCCTGCGAAGTGGTTCTCCGGCCTGTTGCTGGCGTGGATCGCGCTGGGCATCTTCTACTGCACCGCCTACACCCGATACTCTCGTGGGTCGATGGTGGAGGTGCTCTCCGAGGACTACATCCGCACCGCGAAGGCCAAGGGACTCCCCCCACGGAAGATCGTCTACCGGCACGGCCTACGAGCCGCGCTGGTGCCGATCGTGACCATCTTCGGCATCGACTTCGGCGTCCTGCTCGCCGGCACGATCTTCACGGAGAGCATCTTCGACATCCAGGGCATCGGCTTCTGGAGCCTGCAGGCGGTCCAGTCCCGCGACCTGCCGGTCGTCCAGGCCACGGCCCTGTTCGCGGCCGCCATGCTCATCATCAGCAACATCTTGGTCGACATCGTGTACAGCATCTTGGATCCGAGGGTGAGGCTTTCGTGA